The DNA region GAAAAATACATGCTCAGCATCATCAGCAGCGCCGCGGCCACGATGGCGATCACCGTACGCCGGTAAGCCATGTGCAGCTCGTCGCGGATCTCTTCAAGCTGGTGGCTGCGCCATTCCACTTTTAATTGACCCGCCTCCAATTGCTTCAACAATGAATAGAGCAGGTCGGGCATCTCGGGCGACTTCTCGATCATCGACGGCAGCGCGTGCTTGAAACCTTCGAATAAGGCGCGCGCCCCGATCTGTTCGCTCATCCAGCGATCCAGGAATGGCTTTGCCGTCTGCCACAAATCCAGTTGCGGGTCCAGTTGACGGCCCATACCCTCGATGCTGAGCAAGGTCTTTTGCAACAGCACCAGTTGCGGCTGTACTTCCATGTTGAAACGCCGCGCGGTCTGGAACAGACGCAATAGCAGATTGCCGAACGAGATCTCGTTTAACGGGCGCTGGAAGATCGGCTCGCAAACGGTGCGGATGGCGGACTCGAACTCATCGACCCGCGTGCCCTCTGGCACCCAGCCGGACTCGAGGTGCAGTTTCGCCACGCGCTGGTAATCGCGCTGGAAAAACGCCAGGAAATTCGCCGCGAGATAACGCCGATCCAGCGGCGACAAGCTGCCGACGATACCAAAATCCACCGCCAGATATTGCGGCTCGTGCGGTGTCTCGTAAGACACGAAGATGTTGCCGGGGTGCATGTCGCCGTGGAAGAAATTATGCCGGAAGACCTGCGTGAAAAAGATCTCCACGCCGCGCGCCGACAATTTCTTTAAATCCACGTTGTGCGCGCGCAGCTGATCCGTGTCGCTGATGGGGATGCCGTGGATGCGCTCCATTACCATCACCTCGCGGCGCGTGTACGGCCAGTAGACCTGCGGCACATA from Gammaproteobacteria bacterium includes:
- the ubiB gene encoding ubiquinone biosynthesis regulatory protein kinase UbiB, yielding MLGPRQILRMLHINLVLVRYGLDELVFSIRVFKPFKFLLWFMPWRWVRRTPAPQGKRLRRALEDLGPIFIKFGQMLSTRRDVLPDEIIDELSLLQDRVPPFAGAAARAVIEKAYGHSLHEYFAFFDEAPLASASIAQVHAARLHDGAEVVVKVLRPDVKRIIRRDLDLLHWFAGLAERYWIEGRRLHPRAIVADYDKTIIDELDLMREAANASQLRRNFEDSALLYVPQVYWPYTRREVMVMERIHGIPISDTDQLRAHNVDLKKLSARGVEIFFTQVFRHNFFHGDMHPGNIFVSYETPHEPQYLAVDFGIVGSLSPLDRRYLAANFLAFFQRDYQRVAKLHLESGWVPEGTRVDEFESAIRTVCEPIFQRPLNEISFGNLLLRLFQTARRFNMEVQPQLVLLQKTLLSIEGMGRQLDPQLDLWQTAKPFLDRWMSEQIGARALFEGFKHALPSMIEKSPEMPDLLYSLLKQLEAGQLKVEWRSHQLEEIRDELHMAYRRTVIAIVAAALLMMLSMYFSE